The Lycium ferocissimum isolate CSIRO_LF1 chromosome 10, AGI_CSIRO_Lferr_CH_V1, whole genome shotgun sequence genome window below encodes:
- the LOC132034815 gene encoding protein SOB FIVE-LIKE 5-like, producing the protein MNISGSECSSGCESGWTMYLDQLSNSRDQYNRRDNTNHSIYKTEYVDEENQEDEDMSMVSDASSGPPHFHEQYCVDENGYIFYPSASENTKAKEKKKIKEQKGKNQNLYLDDTASSPFSNSPKASPI; encoded by the coding sequence atgaATATATCAGGTTCTGAATGTAGCAGTGGGTGTGAATCTGGATGGACAATGTACTTAGATCAACTCTCAAATTCTAGAGATCAATACAACAGAAGAGATAATACTAATCATAGCATATATAAAACAGAGTATGTTGAtgaagaaaatcaagaagatgAAGATATGTCTATGGTTTCTGATGCTTCTTCTGGTCCACCACATTTTCATGAACAATATTGCGTTGATGAAAATGGATATATTTTCTATCCATCAGCTTCTGAAAACACAAAGGccaaagagaagaagaaaataaaagagcaaAAGGGGAAAAATCAGAATCTTTATCTTGATGACACTGCCAGTTCTCCATTCTCTAACTCCCCCAAGGCAAGTCCAATATAA